A stretch of Bradyrhizobium sp. AZCC 2262 DNA encodes these proteins:
- a CDS encoding epimerase produces MKVILFGGSGMVGQGVLRECLIDASVEAVLSVGRSSLGVQHPKLRELLHQDFTDYSAIEPQLAGYDACFFCLGVSSIGMDAERYRHLTYDITMAAAQTLARLNPGMVFTYVTGRGTDSTEQGSLMWARVKGKTENDLLKLPFKAAYMFRPAGIQPLHGVRSKTGWINAVYAVTAPLLAYMVRATPNHMTTSERLGRAMIKVARDGYPRPILESEDINAI; encoded by the coding sequence ATGAAGGTGATCCTGTTCGGCGGCAGCGGCATGGTCGGGCAAGGCGTGCTGCGCGAATGCCTGATCGACGCGAGCGTCGAGGCGGTGCTGTCGGTCGGGCGCAGCTCGCTCGGCGTTCAGCATCCGAAGCTGCGCGAACTCCTCCACCAGGATTTCACCGACTATTCCGCGATCGAACCGCAGCTTGCCGGCTACGACGCCTGCTTCTTCTGCCTTGGCGTTTCCTCGATCGGCATGGACGCCGAGCGTTACCGGCATTTGACCTACGACATCACCATGGCGGCGGCGCAGACCTTGGCGCGACTCAATCCCGGCATGGTCTTCACCTATGTCACCGGCCGTGGCACCGACTCGACCGAACAAGGCTCGCTGATGTGGGCGCGGGTCAAGGGCAAGACCGAGAACGATCTGCTCAAGCTGCCGTTCAAGGCGGCCTACATGTTCCGGCCCGCCGGCATCCAGCCGCTGCACGGCGTGCGCTCGAAAACCGGCTGGATCAACGCGGTCTACGCCGTCACCGCGCCGCTGCTGGCCTACATGGTCCGCGCGACGCCAAACCACATGACGACCAGCGAACGGCTCGGCCGCGCCATGATCAAGGTGGCGCGCGACGGCTATCCGAGGCCGATACTGGAGAGCGAGGATATCAACGCGATTTAG
- a CDS encoding alpha/beta fold hydrolase encodes MPTITTKDGIEIFYKDWGKGQPIVFSHGWPLSADDWDTQMLFFLNNGFRVIAHDRRGHGRSSQVADGHDMDHYADDLAALTAHLDLNNAVHVGHSTGGGEVVHYIARHGESRVAKAAILSAVPPLMVQTAANPGGLPKSVFDDLQAQLAANRSEFYRALPSGPFYGYNRPGAKPSEAIIQNWWRQGMMGGAKAHYDGIVAFSQTDFTEDLKKITVPVLVMHGDDDQIVPYEDSAPLSAKLLKNGTLKTYKGFPHGMPTTEAATINADLLAFIKG; translated from the coding sequence ATGCCCACCATCACGACCAAGGACGGCATCGAGATATTCTACAAGGATTGGGGCAAGGGGCAGCCGATCGTGTTCAGCCACGGCTGGCCGCTGTCGGCCGACGACTGGGACACGCAGATGCTGTTCTTCCTGAACAACGGCTTTCGGGTCATCGCCCATGATCGCCGCGGCCATGGCCGCTCCAGCCAGGTGGCCGACGGGCACGACATGGACCATTACGCCGACGACCTCGCGGCGCTGACCGCCCATCTCGACCTGAACAACGCCGTTCATGTCGGCCATTCCACCGGCGGCGGCGAGGTGGTGCACTATATCGCCCGTCACGGCGAAAGCCGGGTGGCGAAGGCGGCGATCCTCAGCGCAGTGCCGCCGCTGATGGTGCAGACAGCGGCCAATCCCGGCGGCTTGCCCAAATCGGTGTTCGACGACCTGCAGGCGCAGCTCGCCGCCAACCGCTCGGAATTCTATCGTGCGCTGCCGTCGGGCCCGTTCTATGGCTACAACCGGCCGGGCGCCAAGCCGTCCGAGGCCATCATCCAGAACTGGTGGCGCCAGGGCATGATGGGCGGCGCCAAGGCGCATTACGACGGCATCGTCGCCTTCTCGCAGACCGATTTCACCGAAGACCTCAAGAAGATCACGGTGCCGGTGCTGGTGATGCATGGCGACGACGACCAGATCGTGCCTTATGAAGACTCCGCGCCGTTGTCGGCGAAGCTGTTGAAGAACGGCACGCTGAAAACCTACAAGGGCTTTCCGCACGGCATGCCCACCACCGAAGCGGCCACCATCAACGCCGACCTGCTTGCGTTCATCAAGGGATGA
- a CDS encoding alpha/beta fold hydrolase, whose product MALSVALLPSNGSFAQSPQGKSAPQSKFAEVNGVKLHYLVAGKGDPVVLLHGFAETSHMWRPLIAKLSDKHTVIAPDLRGFGQSSAPEGGYTKKAMAQDIHALVKSLKYDRIRLVGHDIGLMVAYAYAAQYADEVDRIVLMEAFLPGVGEWNNVFLLRDLWHFHFFGKTPLALVTGRERIYLEHFWNDFAANAAKSVSEADREFYAREYARPGHMKAGMEVFRAFPQDAVEFADLAKTKLSMPMLVLSGEKAGGPFLIEQGKMVATNVEGVLVQGRGHWLMEEAPDQVIPKLVEFLNR is encoded by the coding sequence ATGGCATTATCGGTCGCATTGCTTCCTTCAAACGGTTCGTTCGCACAGTCGCCTCAGGGCAAATCTGCGCCTCAGAGCAAATTTGCCGAAGTCAACGGCGTCAAGCTGCACTATCTGGTTGCCGGCAAGGGCGATCCCGTCGTCCTGCTGCATGGCTTTGCCGAAACCAGCCATATGTGGCGGCCGCTGATCGCAAAACTGTCCGACAAGCACACGGTGATCGCGCCTGATCTTCGCGGCTTCGGCCAGTCGTCGGCGCCGGAAGGCGGATACACCAAGAAAGCGATGGCGCAAGACATCCACGCATTGGTGAAAAGCCTCAAGTACGATCGCATCCGGCTGGTCGGTCATGATATCGGACTGATGGTCGCCTACGCCTATGCGGCGCAATACGCTGATGAAGTCGACCGGATCGTGCTGATGGAAGCGTTCCTGCCCGGCGTCGGCGAATGGAATAACGTCTTTCTGCTGCGCGATCTCTGGCACTTCCACTTCTTCGGCAAGACGCCGCTGGCGCTGGTCACCGGCCGCGAGCGGATTTATCTCGAACATTTCTGGAACGATTTTGCCGCCAATGCCGCGAAATCCGTCTCCGAAGCCGATCGTGAATTCTATGCGAGGGAGTATGCCAGGCCCGGCCACATGAAGGCCGGCATGGAGGTTTTCCGCGCATTTCCGCAGGACGCCGTCGAATTTGCGGACCTTGCGAAGACCAAATTATCGATGCCGATGCTGGTACTGTCAGGCGAGAAGGCCGGTGGTCCGTTCCTGATCGAGCAAGGAAAAATGGTCGCGACCAATGTCGAGGGTGTGCTGGTGCAAGGCCGGGGACATTGGCTGATGGAAGAGGCCCCCGATCAGGTGATTCCCAAACTGGTCGAATTTCTCAATCGCTAA
- a CDS encoding UBP-type zinc finger domain-containing protein, which translates to MSKGCSHIAGIQTVTPSALGCEECLKSGSEWLHLRICRTCGHVGCCDDSPNKHATAHFHATSHPVIEGYDPPEGWGWCYVDKVLFDLSERKTPHNGPIPRYY; encoded by the coding sequence ATGTCCAAAGGCTGCAGCCATATCGCCGGCATTCAAACGGTGACCCCGAGCGCGCTCGGTTGCGAGGAGTGCCTGAAAAGCGGAAGCGAGTGGCTGCATTTGCGGATCTGCCGCACCTGCGGCCATGTCGGCTGCTGCGACGATTCGCCGAACAAGCACGCGACCGCGCATTTCCATGCGACCAGCCATCCCGTGATCGAAGGCTACGATCCGCCGGAAGGCTGGGGCTGGTGCTATGTCGACAAGGTGCTGTTCGATCTGTCGGAGCGAAAAACTCCACACAACGGGCCGATACCGCGCTACTACTGA
- a CDS encoding FAD-dependent oxidoreductase, producing the protein MSADITTAPATGVNAYAFPRHEQTFPVLTPQEIERMRRFGVPRSYRDGEALFETGTVGPGMFVVLSGTVAVSQRDGLGHVTPIIDQGAGQFLAEIGQLSGRLALVDGHAEGDVETLLIPPDQLRALLVAEAELGERIMRALILRRVSLIQGGAGGPVLIGSASLGDTARLQNFLARNGQPHHVLDPATDKDAADLVARYATSRADLPLVVCLDGRVLRNPSEPEIAYAIGMIGEHNHEKLYDVAVVGSGPAGLATAVYAASEGLSVAVFDARAFGGQAGASARIENYLGFPTGISGQALAGRAFNQAQKFGANMLIPVSIRSLDCSRTDGAFGLATDCGKNMRAKSVVVASGARYRRPEIANLEKFEGRGVWYWASPIEGKLCLGQDVVLVGGGNSAGQAAVFLSGHARKVYMVIRGGGLGASMSRYLIERIEATDNIELMFNTELVGLESDDDASLARVRWRSRLGPEEHSLDIRNVFLFVGADPATGWLDGCGVMVDRGGFVVTGAQCKQKDGQQASPLETSVPGVFAVGDVRSGSVKRVGGAIGEGAQVVAALHGYLADAMKPSL; encoded by the coding sequence ATGAGTGCAGATATCACGACCGCTCCGGCCACCGGCGTCAATGCTTACGCGTTTCCGCGTCACGAGCAGACCTTCCCGGTCCTGACGCCTCAGGAAATCGAGCGCATGCGCCGGTTCGGGGTGCCGCGAAGCTACAGGGATGGCGAAGCCCTGTTTGAAACCGGCACAGTCGGTCCCGGCATGTTCGTGGTGTTGTCCGGCACAGTCGCCGTCAGCCAGCGCGACGGCCTTGGTCATGTCACGCCCATCATCGATCAGGGAGCGGGGCAGTTTCTGGCCGAGATCGGCCAGCTCTCGGGCCGCCTCGCCCTCGTCGACGGCCATGCTGAAGGCGACGTCGAGACGCTCCTGATCCCGCCCGATCAGTTGCGCGCGCTTCTGGTTGCGGAGGCCGAACTCGGCGAGCGGATCATGCGCGCGTTGATCCTGCGCCGCGTCAGCCTGATCCAGGGCGGCGCCGGCGGGCCGGTGCTGATCGGCTCGGCGTCGCTCGGCGACACGGCGCGGCTGCAGAATTTTCTGGCGCGCAACGGCCAGCCGCACCATGTGCTCGATCCCGCAACCGACAAGGATGCGGCCGATCTCGTCGCGCGCTATGCCACCTCGCGCGCAGATCTGCCGCTTGTCGTCTGCCTCGATGGCCGGGTGCTGCGCAATCCGTCCGAGCCGGAGATCGCGTATGCGATCGGCATGATCGGCGAGCACAACCATGAAAAGCTTTACGACGTCGCCGTGGTCGGCAGCGGGCCGGCGGGCCTCGCTACTGCGGTCTATGCAGCTTCCGAAGGATTGTCGGTCGCCGTGTTCGATGCGCGCGCGTTCGGCGGCCAGGCCGGCGCCAGCGCCAGGATCGAAAACTATTTGGGCTTTCCGACCGGCATTTCGGGCCAGGCGCTGGCCGGACGCGCGTTCAACCAGGCGCAAAAGTTCGGCGCCAACATGCTGATTCCGGTTTCGATCCGATCGCTCGATTGCAGCCGCACCGATGGCGCATTCGGGCTGGCGACCGATTGCGGAAAGAATATGCGCGCCAAATCTGTCGTGGTCGCGAGCGGGGCGCGCTACCGCCGGCCCGAGATCGCAAATCTGGAGAAGTTCGAGGGACGCGGCGTCTGGTACTGGGCCTCGCCGATCGAGGGAAAGTTGTGCCTCGGTCAGGATGTTGTGCTGGTCGGCGGCGGCAATTCTGCAGGGCAGGCCGCGGTGTTCCTGTCCGGCCATGCACGCAAGGTCTACATGGTCATCCGCGGCGGTGGGCTCGGCGCCAGCATGTCGCGCTACCTGATCGAACGCATCGAGGCGACTGACAACATCGAATTGATGTTCAACACCGAACTGGTCGGCCTCGAAAGCGATGACGACGCCTCGCTGGCGCGCGTGCGCTGGCGCAGCCGCCTGGGCCCGGAAGAGCACTCGCTCGATATCCGCAACGTATTCCTGTTCGTCGGAGCTGATCCCGCAACCGGCTGGCTCGACGGTTGCGGCGTGATGGTCGATCGCGGCGGCTTCGTGGTAACGGGCGCGCAATGCAAACAGAAGGATGGGCAACAGGCATCGCCGCTGGAAACGTCGGTGCCCGGCGTGTTCGCGGTCGGCGACGTGCGCTCGGGCTCGGTCAAGCGGGTCGGCGGCGCGATCGGCGAGGGGGCGCAGGTGGTGGCTGCACTGCACGGCTATCTCGCCGATGCCATGAAACCGTCGCTCTAG